A genome region from Bacillota bacterium includes the following:
- the atpB gene encoding F0F1 ATP synthase subunit A: MDMQALQEVLDHVKPSLVFNIGSIPVTTTVVNTWIIMAILIPLAYLITRRLSIVPRGSQHLAELVADFFYGLLGETMGKEGRKYLPFVGTLFIFILFLNLSWFIPGMKPPTTDLSTTLAFAVATIIIVQLIGIQKNGLVGYIKHFFQPNPLMFPLILLEELVKPVSLSLRLFANMFGEKTVVMVLFLMIPLLAPVPVMFLGIIMGLVQALVFSLLTVIYISNFVQGH, encoded by the coding sequence ATGGATATGCAAGCCCTACAGGAAGTACTGGACCATGTAAAGCCTTCGCTGGTATTCAACATAGGTTCCATACCGGTAACCACAACTGTAGTGAACACCTGGATAATCATGGCCATTTTGATTCCTCTGGCCTATTTGATCACCAGGCGGCTGAGCATTGTTCCCCGGGGATCCCAGCATCTGGCGGAACTGGTTGCCGATTTCTTCTACGGCCTTCTCGGGGAGACCATGGGGAAAGAAGGTCGTAAATATCTGCCATTCGTAGGCACCCTTTTCATATTTATCCTGTTTCTCAACCTGTCCTGGTTTATCCCGGGAATGAAACCGCCTACAACCGACCTCTCCACAACATTGGCTTTTGCCGTGGCAACCATCATAATTGTACAGCTTATAGGTATACAGAAGAATGGTCTGGTGGGGTATATCAAGCATTTTTTCCAGCCCAACCCTCTGATGTTTCCCCTGATCTTGCTGGAAGAACTGGTAAAGCCGGTCTCTCTCTCTCTGCGTCTTTTCGCCAACATGTTTGGAGAGAAGACGGTGGTCATGGTACTGTTTCTGATGATACCCCTGCTGGCTCCGGTTCCGGTAATGTTTCTGGGGATAATCATGGGTCTTGTTCAAGCCCTTGTGTTTTCCCTGTTGACGGTTATTTATATTTCCAATTTTGTACAGGGGCATTAA
- the atpE gene encoding ATP synthase F0 subunit C, translating to MEFLSVALAVAIAALSSAFSQGIATKAAMEGIARQPEASGDIRTTLILALAFIEALTLFSFVVAILLWTKLA from the coding sequence ATGGAATTTCTAAGTGTTGCTCTAGCTGTAGCTATCGCTGCTCTGAGTTCGGCTTTTTCACAGGGAATTGCCACGAAGGCAGCCATGGAGGGGATTGCCAGGCAGCCCGAGGCCAGTGGGGATATCCGTACTACTCTCATCCTGGCCCTGGCTTTCATCGAAGCTTTGACTCTCTTTTCCTTTGTGGTAGCCATCCTTTTATGGACAAAATTAGCGTGA
- a CDS encoding SagB/ThcOx family dehydrogenase has protein sequence MKFILPEPGLQGNMSVEEALYRRVSRRSFHAGKLTRMQAGQLLWAAGGRGMSGDAGISRSAPSAGATYPLEIYLVAGDLEDTGPGLYHYLHHDHSLVMVQPGDLRMELARAALGQRAVARAPVSIIPVADYARTTGRYGERGYRYVHMEVGHVAQNIYLQSEALNLATVAIGAFDDDTVKEILAVRGAPLLIMPVGHRMDG, from the coding sequence ATGAAATTTATTTTACCCGAACCCGGGTTGCAGGGAAATATGTCTGTTGAAGAAGCGTTATATCGACGTGTTTCCCGGCGTAGCTTTCACGCCGGAAAGTTGACCCGAATGCAGGCAGGGCAGCTGCTCTGGGCTGCCGGTGGCCGGGGGATGAGCGGCGATGCGGGGATATCCCGTTCTGCTCCCTCCGCCGGGGCAACTTACCCCCTGGAAATCTACCTGGTGGCCGGTGATCTGGAAGATACGGGCCCCGGGCTTTATCATTATTTGCACCATGATCATTCCCTGGTGATGGTGCAGCCGGGCGACCTGCGAATGGAACTGGCCAGGGCGGCCCTGGGGCAACGAGCGGTGGCCCGGGCACCCGTTTCCATTATTCCGGTGGCTGATTATGCAAGAACCACCGGGCGCTACGGTGAGAGGGGATACCGTTATGTGCACATGGAAGTGGGGCATGTTGCCCAGAACATTTATCTGCAATCGGAGGCGTTGAATCTGGCTACCGTGGCCATAGGAGCCTTTGATGACGATACGGTCAAAGAAATATTGGCGGTCAGGGGAGCCCCGTTGCTGATCATGCCGGTGGGCCATCGCATGGATGGCTAA
- the msrB gene encoding peptide-methionine (R)-S-oxide reductase MsrB, translating into MPELATFAGGCFWCMVAPFEGLPGVLKVISGYTGGDTPHPVYEEVCKKDTGHYEAVQITYEPDILSYEVLLDIFWRQIDPTDPGGQFGDRGPSYRTAIFYHNDKQKLLAETSRRLLEDSNRFDAPVVTSILPAGKFWPAEDYHQDFHKNNPAHYRRYHQGSGRERFLRDNWSANTDPGTLKEKLTPLQFHVTRENGTEPPFQNEYWDENREGIYVDLVTGHVLFTSRDKFDAGCGWPSFTRPLHRDLIEERADHSLGMSRIEVRSKLSASHLGHVFDDGPGPTGRRYCINSAALEFIPLEKMKQKGYGRYLGLFRGKTEK; encoded by the coding sequence ATGCCTGAATTGGCAACCTTTGCCGGCGGTTGTTTCTGGTGCATGGTGGCACCTTTCGAGGGCCTCCCCGGGGTTCTCAAGGTAATATCCGGTTATACAGGCGGAGATACCCCCCACCCCGTTTATGAGGAAGTATGCAAAAAAGATACCGGACATTACGAGGCAGTGCAGATCACCTATGAACCCGATATCCTCTCTTACGAGGTGCTGCTCGACATATTCTGGAGGCAGATAGACCCCACCGATCCGGGAGGCCAATTCGGCGATCGGGGCCCCTCTTACCGCACAGCTATTTTCTATCACAACGACAAACAAAAACTGCTGGCCGAAACTTCCCGCCGGCTTCTGGAAGACAGCAACAGGTTTGATGCCCCCGTCGTCACCTCCATCCTGCCCGCCGGCAAATTCTGGCCGGCCGAGGATTACCATCAGGATTTCCATAAAAACAACCCTGCCCATTATAGACGCTACCATCAAGGTTCTGGCCGGGAACGGTTCTTGCGAGATAATTGGTCCGCAAACACGGATCCTGGAACATTGAAAGAAAAACTTACCCCACTCCAGTTTCATGTAACCAGGGAAAACGGAACGGAGCCCCCATTCCAGAATGAATACTGGGATGAAAACCGGGAAGGAATCTATGTGGATCTCGTTACCGGCCATGTTCTGTTTACTTCCCGTGACAAATTTGATGCCGGTTGTGGCTGGCCCAGTTTTACCAGGCCCCTGCATCGTGATCTCATCGAAGAACGGGCTGATCACAGCCTTGGGATGTCAAGAATCGAAGTGCGCAGCAAACTTTCCGCTTCCCATCTCGGGCATGTTTTTGACGATGGGCCCGGACCGACAGGCCGTCGCTACTGCATCAATTCGGCTGCTTTGGAATTCATACCTCTGGAAAAAATGAAACAGAAAGGTTATGGCCGCTACCTGGGCCTTTTCCGCGGGAAAACAGAAAAGTAG